From Spirosoma agri, one genomic window encodes:
- the aroB gene encoding 3-dehydroquinate synthase, producing MSTVVIAPLAESLPAFLESYDFSAIAVIADNHTFRFCYPELKALLPKHTLVRIKAGEEQKHIATCELIWDALTRANFDRYALVINLGGGVIGDMGGFCAATYKRGIAFVQLPTTLLSQVDASVGGKLGIDFRGYKNHIGVFQQPDAVLIDPTFLTTLPDRELRSGFAEIIKHCLIADAAMWDNIRHRDLDEQDWAALVAHSVAVKQRIVAEDPTEKGLRKILNFGHTLGHAVETYFLTQPRKRLLHGEAIAVGMVAEAYIAFHKKMIDENLLTQIEEYVFAVYGNVRLTDADTEPILALTLQDKKNRGNQVRMALLDGLGSCTFDVPVTASEMRRALEFYRGVNKS from the coding sequence ATGTCAACAGTAGTTATTGCCCCACTTGCCGAAAGCCTGCCTGCTTTCCTGGAATCCTACGATTTTTCGGCCATCGCCGTCATTGCCGATAACCACACATTTCGGTTCTGTTACCCTGAATTGAAGGCGCTGTTGCCTAAGCATACCCTTGTCCGGATCAAGGCTGGTGAAGAACAGAAACACATTGCTACCTGCGAGTTGATCTGGGATGCCCTCACGCGCGCTAATTTCGACCGTTACGCGTTGGTCATCAATCTGGGCGGAGGGGTTATTGGCGACATGGGGGGCTTTTGTGCCGCTACGTACAAGCGCGGAATTGCTTTTGTTCAACTGCCGACGACGCTGCTATCGCAGGTCGATGCGAGTGTGGGTGGAAAGCTGGGCATCGATTTTCGGGGCTACAAAAATCACATTGGTGTTTTTCAGCAGCCCGATGCCGTACTGATCGATCCTACGTTTCTGACAACCCTGCCCGACCGTGAACTTCGATCTGGTTTTGCCGAAATCATCAAGCATTGCCTGATTGCCGATGCAGCCATGTGGGACAACATTCGTCATCGCGATCTCGACGAACAGGACTGGGCGGCACTGGTTGCGCATTCAGTAGCGGTGAAACAGCGTATCGTTGCTGAAGACCCTACCGAGAAGGGACTGCGTAAGATTCTGAACTTCGGCCATACCCTGGGTCACGCTGTCGAAACCTATTTCCTGACCCAACCCCGGAAGCGTTTATTACACGGTGAAGCCATTGCCGTTGGCATGGTAGCCGAAGCGTATATCGCCTTTCACAAAAAAATGATTGACGAAAACCTGCTGACACAAATCGAAGAGTATGTGTTCGCCGTATATGGAAATGTTCGACTGACCGATGCCGATACCGAACCGATTCTTGCCCTCACCTTACAGGACAAGAAAAATCGGGGAAATCAGGTACGGATGGCCCTGCTCGACGGATTGGGTAGTTGCACCTTCGATGTGCCGGTTACCGCATCCGAAATGCGCCGGGCACTTGAGTTTTACCGGGGGGTAAATAAGAGTTAA
- a CDS encoding DUF4136 domain-containing protein codes for MKTCIGVLFVLAIVAMAGCSPSRLFVEHDYSYEGHFKNYESFNFLECEFVDSTLLCSDIQDAIRHQMEARGYRVSNRSPNLLISYNIFRSDLRFRGYQQPVIKDWVVREDDDATYKRIDYNLDEGTLMISLIDAESYQVIWKGYASKMMRNPNFKNNYFKGIVRSIFDQYPLMATAR; via the coding sequence ATGAAAACGTGCATTGGTGTTTTGTTTGTACTGGCTATCGTCGCTATGGCGGGTTGTTCGCCCAGTAGACTGTTTGTGGAGCATGATTATAGCTACGAAGGCCATTTTAAAAATTACGAGTCCTTCAATTTCTTAGAGTGCGAGTTCGTCGATTCAACACTTCTATGCTCCGATATTCAGGATGCAATCCGTCACCAGATGGAAGCTCGTGGCTACCGTGTCAGCAACCGCAGCCCAAATCTCCTGATCTCGTATAATATTTTCCGGTCCGACCTCCGGTTCCGGGGCTATCAGCAGCCAGTCATCAAAGACTGGGTTGTGCGTGAAGACGATGATGCAACCTACAAACGTATCGATTACAACCTGGACGAGGGTACGCTGATGATTTCGCTGATCGACGCCGAGTCGTATCAGGTAATCTGGAAAGGCTACGCGTCGAAGATGATGCGTAATCCGAATTTCAAGAACAATTACTTCAAAGGTATTGTCCGATCGATCTTCGACCAGTACCCCCTGATGGCAACAGCACGGTAG
- a CDS encoding REP-associated tyrosine transposase gives MHEPYRRRLPHIMPPGETLFITFRLHGTLPYALLEGLQLEHEAFLARQIVRTPHESVVAIKQQWEARYFLAIDTSLDADKIGSQWLSDETVAGIVKEAIHYRDNRQYIVHAYTIMPNHVHLLVTNTSEHKPFQQVLGSLKANSAKRVNEYMDQPNQPFWQAESYDHIVRNAKSFERIINYILNNPVKAELAENWEDWPHTYLKYK, from the coding sequence ATGCATGAACCCTACCGTCGACGATTGCCGCACATCATGCCACCTGGCGAAACGTTGTTTATTACATTCCGGCTTCACGGAACACTTCCTTATGCTCTTCTGGAAGGGTTACAGCTTGAACATGAGGCCTTCTTAGCCAGGCAGATTGTCAGAACCCCTCATGAATCAGTTGTTGCTATCAAGCAGCAATGGGAAGCCCGCTATTTTCTTGCGATTGATACAAGCTTAGATGCAGACAAGATAGGCTCACAATGGCTTTCGGACGAAACAGTGGCGGGGATTGTCAAAGAGGCTATTCATTACAGAGACAATCGACAGTATATTGTTCATGCTTACACCATAATGCCTAATCATGTCCATCTTCTTGTCACGAACACAAGTGAGCATAAACCATTTCAGCAGGTCTTGGGTAGTTTAAAAGCAAATTCTGCCAAACGGGTCAATGAATACATGGACCAACCTAATCAGCCTTTCTGGCAGGCCGAAAGCTACGATCACATTGTCCGAAACGCAAAGTCATTTGAGCGTATCATCAATTATATTCTGAATAATCCTGTCAAAGCAGAACTGGCTGAAAACTGGGAAGATTGGCCCCACACCTATCTGAAATACAAGTAA
- the gldA gene encoding gliding motility-associated ABC transporter ATP-binding subunit GldA gives MSIRVQNLTKEYNSQKAVNQISLTVQPGEIVGFLGPNGAGKSTTMKVATGYLSPTDGTVEVNGFDVRTHPMDVRRSIGYLPEHNPLYLDLYVKEYLRFSGSLHGLRSSDLTRRVSDTVELVGLGREQHKRIGQLSKGYRQRVGLAQALLHNPPVLILDEPTTGLDPNQLAEIRQVIRDAGRDKTVLFSTHIMQEVEAVCDRVIIINRGQIVADGSLTQLRSASTGEGIVVVAEFEQDLSRPDVLDTVAGVERVEALGQGQYRITAGPNTDLRAAIFRLAADQNLTLVGLRQQESSLEGIFKELTK, from the coding sequence ATGTCTATCCGGGTTCAGAACCTAACAAAGGAATATAACAGCCAGAAAGCCGTCAACCAAATTTCGCTGACGGTGCAACCGGGCGAAATTGTTGGGTTCCTGGGGCCCAATGGCGCCGGTAAATCGACAACGATGAAGGTAGCAACGGGCTACCTCTCGCCCACGGATGGCACCGTGGAGGTAAACGGGTTCGATGTTCGCACGCACCCGATGGACGTTCGCCGGAGCATTGGCTATCTGCCGGAGCACAACCCGCTCTACCTCGATTTGTACGTCAAGGAATACCTGCGTTTTTCGGGCTCTTTGCACGGCCTCCGCAGTTCAGACCTGACCCGGCGCGTGAGCGACACGGTTGAACTAGTTGGATTGGGGCGCGAGCAGCATAAACGAATCGGACAACTCTCGAAAGGATACCGTCAGCGTGTCGGCTTAGCCCAGGCACTCCTGCACAACCCGCCCGTTCTGATCCTTGACGAACCAACGACGGGTCTGGACCCTAATCAGCTAGCTGAAATTCGGCAGGTAATCCGCGACGCAGGCCGTGACAAAACGGTTCTCTTCTCGACTCACATCATGCAGGAAGTTGAGGCCGTCTGCGATCGTGTTATCATCATTAACCGGGGACAGATTGTCGCCGATGGGTCACTGACTCAGTTAAGAAGCGCATCGACGGGCGAGGGTATTGTCGTTGTAGCCGAGTTCGAGCAGGACCTGTCCAGGCCTGATGTACTGGACACTGTAGCGGGTGTTGAACGGGTAGAAGCACTGGGTCAGGGGCAATATCGAATCACAGCAGGGCCCAACACAGATCTACGGGCTGCTATTTTCCGGCTTGCCGCCGATCAGAACCTAACCCTTGTTGGCCTCCGTCAGCAGGAAAGCTCGCTGGAAGGCATCTTCAAAGAATTAACGAAGTAG
- a CDS encoding amino acid permease: MSIFRKKTVKQILSDAAEGESSKLVKTLGVRDLTSFGIAAIIGAGIFSTIGLASYNGGPAVSLLFVFTAIACVFTALSYAQFASTVPVSGSAYTYAYVAFGEIFAWVIGWALILEYAVSNMVVAISWSEYFTSMLSGFGITFPKYLAIDYGSASRAFDLVQQTQQSGTALSTLPENTRVLADAYANAPELGSLKLIANLPAGAVTVLITALVYIGIKESRAASNILVVLKLAVIALVISVGAFYVKPANWSPFAPNGISGVLSGVASVFFAFIGFDSISTTAEECKNPQRDLPRAMLYCLAICTVLYVLITLVLTGMVNYKELGVSDPLAYVFQKINLDFVAGVISVSAVVAITSALLVYQLGQPRIWMTMSRDGLLWKRFSTIHPRFKTPSFATIITGIIVAVPSMFMDLKFFVDLTSVGTFFAFILVCAGILFLDAKGLSAQSKFKVPYVNGKYIIGLVFLCVAGYALTGTDLLVTMESKPLLFVFWGVWAFLAVQGFRANFSLLPVIGILTNLYLMTELGASNWQIFGIWLIIGLVIYFSYGFRKSKLRHGESVVEV; the protein is encoded by the coding sequence ATGTCCATTTTTCGCAAAAAAACTGTAAAGCAAATTCTCAGTGATGCCGCTGAAGGCGAATCGAGCAAGCTAGTAAAAACACTAGGCGTTCGGGATTTAACGTCGTTCGGGATTGCGGCCATCATCGGGGCGGGTATCTTCAGCACCATCGGATTGGCAAGTTACAATGGCGGTCCGGCGGTGTCACTGCTGTTTGTCTTTACGGCCATTGCCTGCGTTTTTACCGCGCTCAGCTACGCGCAGTTTGCCAGTACGGTTCCGGTTAGCGGGAGTGCTTACACATACGCATACGTTGCGTTTGGGGAGATTTTTGCCTGGGTCATCGGGTGGGCGCTCATTCTCGAATACGCCGTTAGCAACATGGTCGTAGCCATTTCGTGGTCGGAGTACTTCACGTCGATGCTGAGCGGTTTCGGGATAACGTTTCCCAAATATCTGGCGATCGATTACGGTTCAGCATCCAGAGCTTTCGATTTGGTACAGCAAACGCAGCAAAGCGGTACGGCACTAAGTACATTGCCCGAAAATACGCGCGTACTGGCCGATGCCTACGCAAACGCGCCGGAACTGGGTAGTTTGAAGTTGATTGCCAACCTCCCGGCTGGTGCGGTTACCGTTCTGATCACGGCGCTGGTTTATATCGGTATCAAAGAATCCCGTGCGGCCAGTAACATTCTGGTGGTGCTGAAACTGGCTGTTATTGCGCTGGTTATTTCGGTGGGTGCTTTTTACGTGAAGCCCGCCAACTGGTCACCGTTTGCGCCGAATGGGATTTCGGGGGTATTGAGTGGTGTAGCATCCGTGTTTTTCGCCTTTATCGGGTTCGACTCCATTTCAACCACTGCCGAAGAATGTAAAAACCCGCAACGCGATCTGCCGCGAGCCATGCTATACTGCCTGGCAATCTGTACGGTGCTGTACGTCCTGATCACGCTGGTGCTAACGGGTATGGTCAATTATAAGGAACTGGGCGTAAGCGATCCGCTGGCCTATGTGTTTCAGAAAATAAACCTCGATTTTGTGGCTGGTGTAATTTCGGTGAGCGCCGTCGTTGCCATCACCAGCGCGCTACTGGTCTACCAACTTGGTCAGCCCCGCATCTGGATGACCATGAGCCGCGATGGTCTACTCTGGAAACGCTTTTCAACCATTCACCCCAGATTCAAAACGCCTTCGTTTGCTACCATCATCACGGGCATTATCGTAGCCGTCCCTTCCATGTTTATGGATCTTAAATTTTTTGTGGATCTAACCAGCGTCGGAACGTTTTTTGCCTTTATTCTGGTCTGTGCCGGTATTCTGTTCCTGGATGCTAAAGGACTGAGTGCACAGTCAAAATTCAAAGTCCCTTACGTAAACGGCAAATACATTATTGGTTTGGTCTTCCTATGCGTTGCCGGTTACGCCCTGACGGGAACCGATTTATTGGTTACGATGGAAAGCAAGCCCTTGCTCTTCGTGTTCTGGGGCGTTTGGGCATTTTTAGCCGTTCAGGGCTTCCGTGCTAATTTCTCGCTGCTTCCGGTTATTGGTATTTTAACAAACCTGTACCTGATGACCGAATTAGGAGCCAGTAACTGGCAGATTTTTGGTATCTGGTTAATTATCGGCCTCGTGATCTACTTCTCGTACGGTTTCAGAAAGAGCAAACTGAGACACGGCGAAAGCGTCGTTGAGGTATAA
- a CDS encoding energy transducer TonB: MNATSILSVLVGWSLSMTIGFGQSISSLDTTVFTIVEKQPEFPGGKDSLDAFIKRNLHYSPEARKAGIKGRVLSSFIVETDGRLTDVRLLTGIGAGCDEEAIRIIRAMPRWLPGRQSGTPIRVKYTLPIWFGVDAPRRKKP, from the coding sequence ATGAATGCTACCTCAATTTTGTCCGTGCTAGTCGGTTGGTCCCTGTCGATGACTATCGGGTTCGGTCAATCAATCTCATCACTCGACACAACCGTTTTCACCATTGTCGAAAAACAACCTGAGTTTCCGGGTGGTAAGGATTCGTTAGATGCGTTCATAAAACGAAACCTTCACTATTCCCCAGAAGCCCGGAAAGCGGGCATTAAAGGCCGCGTTTTAAGCTCTTTTATCGTGGAAACAGACGGGCGACTAACGGATGTCCGACTATTAACGGGCATTGGCGCGGGGTGCGACGAAGAAGCGATTCGGATCATTAGAGCGATGCCGCGCTGGCTACCGGGCAGACAATCGGGTACGCCAATTCGGGTGAAATATACCTTGCCCATATGGTTTGGCGTTGATGCACCCCGCCGGAAGAAACCGTAG
- a CDS encoding energy transducer TonB, with the protein MFRPSTTTLSFDEVIFQARHRAYGAFDLRQHYRPTLTRALGMGVGLFLLGLSAPMLYARLWPADLFKTQQSMTEVTLAKIAEPPVETPVPIPPAEQAPAVNTVRNLPLVVMPEADVVEEVLPPTTEQLQDATSGTQTAEGTGDIDVIAAPEATAPTAVEKAIEVAPKPDEVFIAVEQQPEYPGGIDALRTFLSKNLTYPRPAASSGIAGRVYVSFVVNSDGSLTDVHVQKGIGFGCDEEAVRVIQKMPRWKPGKQAGRPVRVRYNLPIVFTLE; encoded by the coding sequence ATGTTCCGTCCGTCTACCACAACGCTCTCCTTCGACGAGGTTATTTTTCAGGCTCGCCATCGCGCTTACGGTGCCTTCGACCTGCGCCAGCATTACCGCCCAACGCTTACTCGGGCCCTGGGGATGGGCGTCGGTTTGTTTTTACTGGGCCTATCCGCGCCTATGCTCTACGCCCGGTTGTGGCCTGCCGATTTATTCAAAACGCAGCAGTCCATGACCGAGGTGACCCTGGCGAAAATCGCGGAACCACCCGTCGAAACGCCTGTCCCGATTCCCCCGGCAGAACAGGCTCCGGCGGTCAACACCGTACGCAATCTGCCCCTTGTCGTTATGCCCGAAGCCGACGTGGTCGAGGAAGTCTTGCCACCCACGACGGAACAACTTCAGGATGCAACATCTGGGACGCAAACGGCGGAGGGAACAGGTGACATAGACGTTATTGCCGCTCCCGAAGCCACCGCACCGACGGCGGTTGAGAAGGCCATTGAAGTGGCCCCCAAGCCCGATGAAGTATTCATTGCCGTTGAGCAGCAACCTGAATACCCCGGAGGTATTGATGCGCTACGCACGTTTCTCTCGAAAAATTTAACCTACCCCCGCCCGGCGGCTTCGTCCGGTATTGCTGGCCGTGTTTACGTAAGTTTTGTTGTCAACTCCGACGGTAGCCTGACCGATGTGCACGTGCAGAAAGGGATTGGCTTTGGGTGCGATGAAGAAGCGGTCCGTGTGATCCAAAAAATGCCGCGATGGAAACCGGGCAAACAGGCCGGCAGGCCTGTTCGAGTGAGATACAATTTACCGATCGTGTTTACGCTCGAATAA
- a CDS encoding saccharopine dehydrogenase family protein — MANVLIIGAGGVGSVVAHKCAMNSDVFTSIVLASRTQSKCDRIAAEVQEMHGITIQTAQVDADVVAEVVALIRTFNPFLVINVALPYQDLPIMDACLEAGVHYMDTANYEPKDVAKFEYSWQWAYKERFEQAGLMALLGCGFDPGATQVFTAYANKHHFDRMDYLDIVDCNAGNHGKAFATNFNPEINIREITQPGRYWENGEWIEIPAMSIHKPIEYPEIGPRESYVLYHEELESLVKNFPTLKRARFWMTFGQAYLTHLEVLQNVGMTRIDSVKFNGMDIVPLEFLKAVLPAPDSLGENYTGQTSIGCQIKGVKDGADRTYFIWNNCDHAETYREVRGQAVSYTTGVPAMIGAMLLVTGVWLKPGVWNCEELDPDPFIEQMNKQGLPVNERVDIPLPHEY, encoded by the coding sequence ATGGCAAATGTGCTCATTATTGGAGCGGGTGGAGTTGGTAGCGTAGTAGCGCACAAATGTGCGATGAACAGCGATGTCTTCACAAGTATAGTGCTGGCTAGCCGTACTCAATCGAAATGTGACCGAATTGCAGCCGAAGTTCAGGAAATGCACGGGATAACGATCCAGACAGCGCAGGTTGATGCAGATGTCGTTGCCGAGGTCGTTGCGCTGATCCGGACGTTTAACCCCTTTCTGGTCATCAATGTAGCCCTTCCCTATCAGGACCTGCCCATTATGGATGCCTGTCTCGAAGCGGGTGTGCATTACATGGACACGGCTAATTACGAACCGAAAGACGTTGCTAAATTTGAGTATAGCTGGCAGTGGGCTTATAAAGAACGGTTCGAACAAGCCGGGCTGATGGCCTTGCTGGGCTGTGGTTTCGATCCGGGTGCTACGCAGGTCTTCACGGCTTATGCCAACAAGCATCATTTCGACCGGATGGATTATCTGGATATCGTCGATTGTAACGCGGGGAATCACGGCAAAGCTTTCGCGACGAATTTCAATCCCGAAATCAATATTCGTGAGATTACGCAGCCAGGTCGGTACTGGGAAAATGGCGAATGGATTGAAATTCCGGCCATGAGTATTCACAAGCCCATCGAGTATCCGGAAATAGGCCCGCGTGAGTCGTACGTCCTGTACCACGAAGAGCTGGAATCGCTGGTTAAGAACTTCCCTACGCTAAAGCGCGCCCGCTTCTGGATGACCTTCGGCCAGGCCTACCTGACCCACCTTGAGGTGCTGCAAAACGTCGGCATGACCCGTATCGATTCCGTGAAATTCAACGGTATGGACATTGTACCGCTCGAATTCCTGAAAGCGGTGCTGCCCGCTCCCGACTCGCTCGGCGAAAACTATACTGGTCAAACCAGTATCGGCTGCCAGATCAAAGGCGTGAAGGATGGCGCAGACCGTACGTACTTCATCTGGAACAATTGTGATCATGCCGAAACCTACCGGGAAGTGCGGGGGCAGGCGGTTAGCTACACAACGGGTGTACCGGCTATGATCGGGGCAATGCTGCTGGTAACGGGTGTCTGGCTGAAACCGGGCGTCTGGAACTGCGAAGAGCTGGATCCGGATCCGTTTATCGAGCAGATGAACAAACAGGGCCTCCCGGTCAATGAACGGGTCGATATACCGCTGCCCCACGAGTATTAG
- a CDS encoding WapI family immunity protein: MKLISSTGSFEFSILGYGSKTTNWRERNNLRCRVSTIWRQQHDSQATPLQTWEVRRLLSGLRSLWSKAANHVTMSFSEPGLSVEATALPGDNYKLQIQLDHSLTPSWHAYPDFPLEMNMMLNRTQLDEAIRDLSSQLAIYPER, from the coding sequence ATGAAACTTATTTCTTCCACTGGCTCATTCGAATTCTCCATACTCGGTTATGGCAGCAAAACGACTAACTGGCGCGAGCGAAACAATCTGCGGTGCCGGGTGTCGACAATCTGGCGCCAACAACATGATTCACAGGCTACACCATTGCAAACGTGGGAGGTCCGGCGTTTATTAAGCGGTCTGCGTTCGCTCTGGAGCAAAGCTGCCAATCACGTGACAATGAGCTTTTCAGAACCGGGATTAAGTGTTGAAGCCACGGCTTTACCCGGTGACAACTACAAATTACAGATCCAGTTGGATCATTCGTTGACGCCTTCCTGGCATGCCTATCCTGATTTTCCGCTGGAAATGAACATGATGCTGAACCGTACCCAGCTGGACGAAGCGATCAGGGATTTGTCAAGCCAGTTAGCCATTTATCCAGAACGATAA
- a CDS encoding TetR/AcrR family transcriptional regulator, with protein MTMERILRAMGEVMAERGTEKAGINAVAEKAGVNKVLIYRYFGGWNGLLEAYVQRGFFLSMFNEKFLDAVPDNLPPDNRSKVWSEYTIQFMQEFRARKPSQELIRWEMSHGETELARRLAEFRDSSYKKLVDKLAPFSDYDPIAITSLMVAAVTHIVLNSTQRDHIGDIDLSSDAGWDRLETAIRRIYSSLSIALERETTKKAEV; from the coding sequence ATGACTATGGAGCGCATCTTGCGCGCCATGGGCGAAGTGATGGCTGAACGGGGGACCGAAAAGGCCGGTATTAACGCAGTAGCCGAAAAGGCTGGTGTTAATAAAGTTCTCATTTACCGGTACTTCGGTGGCTGGAATGGTCTATTGGAAGCCTATGTACAGCGCGGTTTCTTCCTATCAATGTTTAACGAAAAATTTCTGGACGCTGTACCGGATAACCTACCGCCTGACAACCGGAGCAAAGTATGGTCTGAATACACTATCCAGTTCATGCAGGAATTTCGTGCCCGTAAACCCTCGCAGGAGTTGATCCGGTGGGAGATGAGCCACGGCGAAACCGAACTCGCCCGTAGACTGGCTGAGTTTCGCGATAGCTCGTATAAAAAACTGGTCGACAAGCTGGCTCCCTTCTCCGACTACGACCCCATTGCCATTACAAGCCTGATGGTTGCTGCGGTAACTCATATCGTACTGAACAGCACCCAGCGTGATCATATCGGTGATATTGACCTGAGTTCCGACGCTGGCTGGGATCGCCTGGAAACGGCAATTCGTCGTATCTACTCGAGCCTGAGCATCGCCCTCGAACGCGAAACGACTAAAAAAGCAGAAGTGTAG
- a CDS encoding aminopeptidase P N-terminal domain-containing protein, with the protein MRYLPIDNQLFIQNRQRLAPLLKPKSMVVLNANDIMPTNADGTMTFRQNNDLFYLTGVDQEETRLVLFPDHPDPKFREVLFLRETSELIEIWEGHKLTKKEAEQTSGISEKQVYWTHQFEQIFVQMIFEADYVYLNTNEHTRAGVAVQSRDARFIDEFKQKYPLHHLERAAPLMHFLRAIKQPQEVQLLQTAIDITEKMFRRLLGFIKPGVWEYEIEAEMMHEYLKNRSRGAAYSPIIASGANACVLHYIDNSQQCQDGDVILLDIGAEYANYNADMTRSVPVNGRFTERQRAVYDAVLRVLRESSQMLRPGNLWDEYHREVGKVMESELIGLGLLNRSEVDKQDPDAPLYKKYFMHGTSHFLGLDVHDVGNKYRRMEAGMVFTVEPGIYIPGEKLGIRLENNVLITESGNIDLMANIPIEADEIEALMNR; encoded by the coding sequence ATGCGCTACTTGCCCATTGACAACCAACTTTTCATTCAGAACCGCCAGCGGCTCGCTCCATTACTGAAACCCAAGTCGATGGTGGTTCTGAACGCAAATGACATCATGCCAACCAATGCCGATGGCACGATGACATTCCGCCAGAACAACGACTTATTCTACCTAACGGGTGTCGATCAGGAAGAAACGCGACTCGTTCTGTTCCCTGACCATCCCGATCCTAAATTTCGTGAAGTACTATTCCTGCGTGAAACCAGCGAACTGATCGAGATCTGGGAAGGCCATAAGCTCACCAAGAAAGAAGCCGAACAAACATCGGGCATATCGGAAAAGCAGGTTTACTGGACGCATCAGTTCGAGCAGATTTTCGTGCAGATGATCTTCGAGGCCGATTACGTTTACCTGAACACGAACGAACATACCCGCGCCGGTGTGGCAGTACAAAGCCGTGATGCGCGCTTTATCGACGAGTTCAAACAGAAATACCCGCTCCATCATCTGGAACGTGCGGCACCGCTGATGCATTTTCTGCGCGCCATCAAACAGCCGCAGGAAGTTCAGCTTCTGCAAACGGCCATCGACATCACCGAAAAAATGTTCCGGCGGTTGCTGGGCTTCATCAAGCCGGGCGTATGGGAGTATGAGATTGAGGCCGAAATGATGCATGAGTACCTAAAAAACAGGTCGCGGGGGGCGGCTTACTCCCCGATCATCGCATCGGGTGCCAACGCGTGCGTGCTGCACTACATCGATAACAGCCAGCAATGCCAGGATGGCGACGTGATTCTGCTCGATATAGGGGCCGAGTACGCAAACTACAATGCCGATATGACCCGGTCAGTACCGGTTAATGGCCGGTTTACCGAACGGCAGCGGGCCGTTTACGATGCCGTATTGCGTGTGCTGAGAGAATCCAGCCAAATGCTTCGCCCCGGCAACCTGTGGGACGAGTACCACCGCGAAGTAGGTAAAGTGATGGAATCGGAGCTGATTGGTTTGGGCTTACTGAACCGTAGTGAAGTCGACAAACAGGATCCGGACGCACCGCTGTACAAGAAATACTTTATGCACGGCACCTCTCATTTTCTGGGACTGGACGTCCACGATGTAGGCAATAAATACCGGCGCATGGAGGCTGGTATGGTCTTTACTGTTGAGCCTGGTATCTATATTCCGGGAGAAAAGCTCGGTATCAGGTTGGAGAACAACGTCCTCATCACCGAGTCAGGTAACATTGATCTAATGGCAAACATCCCGATCGAAGCCGATGAGATCGAAGCGTTGATGAACCGATAA